TCAGATGCAGTGGTTATATGGATTTGGAGGGTGACGAAAACAGAGGACTCAGGAATGCCTATTACAATATAAAGCAATGCCAAGAGTATACGTAGTATGTGAAATCAGAGGAcaaaaatacagaacaaaaactgaggataattattttacaaaaatttaatttaaaaaaatggttcggggcgcctgggtagctcagttggttgagcatctgactcttgatttcagctcaggtcatgatctcacagttcatgagttcaagccccctgtcaggctctgagctgacagtggatcctctccctctctccctgtctctctgcctctctctctctctctctctctctctgagaataaataaataaacattaaaaaacagttatACCACATGCTGATATTTTAGTTATCTTGTTTACTTAAAATCAcagctggtttttattttagaaatttagccATGTGAGAAATGATATATTAATCagatttttattatatcattgtagtaggaaatgaaggaaatataaGAGCTACTCATTGTTAGAAGACcatttaaataaatcatgggaaaTTTAACAGGtaaaatattatgcagccattggGGAAATTAATAAAGGTCCCCTATGTGTATTGATATAGCCTCACTGTTCTGTcaagggagaaaataataattagaatagTGTACAACATGCTACTAACTGTGGGGGGAAGTATATCCCAATATGTTTGTAAATACAGAAGATATCTCTTGAACAATACAGAAAAACCTATTAAATGTAATTATGCCCAAGGAGGGTTGGAacaggagaggaagggacagtTACTCTAAACTATTTACCCTTTTGTGTCTTTGAAATTTGATGTAATTTGCTTGTTAAgacctattttaaaaaacaaacataattaacaaagaaaacagatcagCTGATCTATATTTTACCATATCATccacaactttattttatttctgctcaagGTTAATGCCTGTTAAGGAATATTTTTGGTTCTTAGAACTCATGCAAATGCTTATCTCTTtgctgaaaataattattttcttatccatttttctgGCTATAGCCTATACTTCTTAtgtgtcacctcctccaagaaggaGAGATGATGTCCTACCACCTGGTATTTTGACTCTGGGTCTATTGTCTAATTTAGTTTTCACATTATAGCATTAATCAAGCTACCATAAATGCCTGCTTGCTTGCTTACACCCATTATTAGACTTTCCAGCTTCTTCAGGGCAGAATAATAATACTTATTCATGGTTAATATATATCAGAGAAAATATATTATGCATTTACTTATTATGATTAGGTATGTTTGGAAAAAATAGAGAGATAAAATTCCtccctaaaaaatatatatgttccatAATGACAGATAACATATCTCTTTTGTACTCCAATGCTTTGCTAGATGATATTTAGTATGTAGGAGAGAGTATGGCTGATTGATTGACGCTAGGGCCCCTATGGGAAATGGCAGACTGGTCCCTTTGGAATGGGGcaaagggggaagaaaacagcTACAGAAAGCATATATAGAGATGAGAAAAGAATATGGAATATGGCTCACTACTGGCAGTTTTTATGTCTGGAAAATTGCTGATAGCACTTTCTGTGGAGTAAGGTTGGGAATATGGGAAAGGGTTCTGTGATGCAGGGAAAGTTTATAATAAGCATGACTCAGAGTCTATTAGAAAATCATTACAAGGACTTTGGAGTAGTGCGAAGCTCAAATAGTTCAGTTCAAGTCATTCAGACTCTGATTTAGAAATGGGGCAAGCTGGTTTGAAcccatgatttttatttattttttaaatttattttgagagagagaaggagcatgagtagggaaggggcagagagagggagagagagaattccaagtgggctctgtactgtcagcaaagcccaacacagggctcaatttcacaaaccatgagatcatgacctgagctgaaattaaaagtcagatgtttaacccactgacctacccaggcactccaaccccataatttttagaaatcatgtaatacaatcaataaaaaaaatggaggaacCAAAATATTAAGGTTATGAGAAATTATGGGAAGCCTCTGTCTTGAGTTTCGATTTAAAACAACTCAGAGAGGTGCTAAATACATACTACAACTTGGGATGAATGCTGttgatttaaaattcttaaagttaaatgactttatttttattgttgtgcTTATGGTATCATTTCAGGGTCTTCCACCCAGATTTTGAAAACAAGTGTTTTTAAACCAGAAGAGGGTACAGAACCTGCATTTAttctagagagaaaaaatgaagctAACCATCAAGGAgaacaaaatgaatttaataagcCAGGAGGTAGCAACACACAAGGAAAACAAGCAATATTTGGTCTTGAGGGACGACCAGCACTTTCTAGCCAGGCAGAGAAACCAGGGGATTTTAATCAGCAAGGAAGGCCAGGAGTTTTCAATCAACCTGGAAGTCTGCAAGGGAATTCAGGAGACTCTAATCCAAAAGGGAATGTAGAAGCTTCTAACAAACAAGGAAAACCAGGACATTCTAGCCAGCAAGGGGGTTCTGGGTTATCTAGCCAGCAAGGAGGTTCAGAATCATCTAGCCAGCAAAAGAAGCCAGGATCATTCAGCCAGCAAGGGGGCCCAGGGTCATCTAGCCAGCAAGGAAAGCCAGGGTCATCTAGCGAGCAAGGAAAGCCAGGATCATCTAGCCAGCAAGGAAAGCCAGGATCATTCAGCCAGCAAGGGGGCCCAGGGTCATCTAGACAGCAAGGAAAGCCAGGGTCATCTAGCGAGCAAGGAAAGCCGGGATCATCTAGCCAGCAAGGAAAGCCGGGATCATCTAGCCAGCAAGGAAAGCCAGGGTCATCTAGCCAGCAAGGAAGACCAGAATTGTCTAGCCAACAGGAGAAATTAAGGCCTTTTTacaatcaagaagaaagaaaaaatgtgggCAACCCTTTGAATGCCAATATAATGGAGATTCAGGTTagtgtttatctctttttttttcccttggtcaACTTGCCTCAACCATTCTATTTTCCAAGACTTGAAATAGTTAACAGAATATACTGTACTAAAGACAAACACTTTGTGATGACACTAAttcaacaaaatgagaaggaatCTAGAggtatattattttcatatatacctGTGATCATTAATGAGTGTCATGCTCTTCCATTCCATTTCTCATTCCTTTCTACTGTCTTCAAC
This region of Suricata suricatta isolate VVHF042 chromosome 6, meerkat_22Aug2017_6uvM2_HiC, whole genome shotgun sequence genomic DNA includes:
- the MARCOL gene encoding MARCO-like protein, which codes for MSIIRSETADSNMKAFIFLPFMFLAMFSGSSTQILKTSVFKPEEGTEPAFILERKNEANHQGEQNEFNKPGGSNTQGKQAIFGLEGRPALSSQAEKPGDFNQQGRPGVFNQPGSLQGNSGDSNPKGNVEASNKQGKPGHSSQQGGSGLSSQQGGSESSSQQKKPGSFSQQGGPGSSSQQGKPGSSSEQGKPGSSSQQGKPGSFSQQGGPGSSRQQGKPGSSSEQGKPGSSSQQGKPGSSSQQGKPGSSSQQGRPELSSQQEKLRPFYNQEERKNVGNPLNANIMEIQQTGSTSGKNPNGNKKCQSIYKPVCGSDGKTYGNHCVFNEAKRPNVEEIRYPTRAASGKDCDLEGILGLQCVTDAPRVFAALSSAVQGVCSVKKIVKSPTKALFSPPPPPPCIGGCSAPGIKE